A region from the Bradyrhizobium erythrophlei genome encodes:
- a CDS encoding helix-turn-helix domain-containing protein gives MPSRRDGQMVPLDFDLAKAELAVEWLPSPEKEFRLARKRWTKFVRSSNLLTGAQRQVGLAIAELHINRMPGHRWFNWAWPSHQTLADETGLTRRTVLSAVKRLADLGLLKIAHGGGSKGRGGRTDRYTLRMAGLAYLGAQADQIRQGKDVKTLRTFQGRDIIENCESGEICARKVRNPRQEDVKELPPILLETIKDSLTSSSTSSAGEERKWLSNVSKKKPVDDVTSSDHSKLAVCVGNGDVANGWERLQHLSVGEVDGLALRLRKEPSNAEAIRLQVQALSLSRKDS, from the coding sequence ATGCCGTCCCGACGCGACGGCCAGATGGTGCCGCTGGATTTTGATCTCGCCAAAGCGGAATTGGCGGTGGAATGGCTGCCCAGCCCGGAAAAGGAGTTTCGCCTAGCCCGCAAGCGTTGGACCAAATTCGTCAGGAGCTCAAACTTGCTGACTGGCGCTCAGCGGCAGGTCGGCCTGGCGATCGCCGAGCTGCACATCAACCGTATGCCCGGCCATCGTTGGTTCAATTGGGCCTGGCCTAGCCATCAAACCCTGGCTGACGAAACCGGGCTGACCCGCCGGACAGTGCTTTCTGCTGTTAAGCGCCTTGCGGATTTAGGTCTGCTGAAAATTGCCCATGGGGGCGGCAGCAAGGGGCGAGGGGGGCGAACGGACCGTTACACGTTGCGGATGGCTGGTCTCGCTTACCTGGGAGCGCAAGCCGATCAGATTCGCCAGGGGAAAGACGTGAAAACGCTTCGCACCTTTCAGGGGCGCGATATCATTGAAAATTGCGAAAGCGGTGAAATCTGTGCTCGAAAGGTACGAAATCCGCGGCAAGAAGATGTGAAGGAATTGCCCCCGATTCTATTAGAAACCATAAAGGACTCCCTTACCTCGTCGTCGACTTCGAGCGCTGGCGAGGAAAGAAAGTGGCTTAGCAATGTAAGTAAGAAGAAGCCCGTCGATGACGTGACGTCAAGCGACCATTCCAAATTGGCTGTGTGTGTAGGAAATGGTGACGTTGCAAACGGATGGGAGAGGTTGCAGCACCTTTCGGTGGGAGAGGTTGACGGATTGGCCCTGCGGCTTCGGAAGGAGCCATCCAATGCCGAAGCCATCAGGTTGCAGGTCCAGGCGCTGTCGCTTTCGAGGAAAGACAGTTAG
- a CDS encoding pentapeptide MXKDX repeat protein — protein MTISTRIALGVSAAVLSLSLAFAPAAFAQDKMGKDDGMKKDTMSKDSMKKDSMSKDSMKKDDGMHKDGMKKDDGMKKN, from the coding sequence ATGACCATCAGCACCCGTATCGCGCTTGGCGTCTCTGCCGCCGTTCTATCGCTCAGCCTGGCGTTCGCTCCGGCTGCCTTCGCCCAGGACAAGATGGGCAAGGATGACGGCATGAAGAAGGACACCATGTCGAAGGATTCGATGAAGAAGGACTCGATGTCCAAGGACTCGATGAAGAAAGATGACGGAATGCACAAGGACGGCATGAAGAAAGACGACGGAATGAAGAAGAACTAA
- a CDS encoding PilZ domain-containing protein, whose translation MNEHRIAPRRRVLKAGSIAFGGGAIDCTVRNLSETGAALEVVTPLFIPDRFILVVPSDQLKRPCHVAWRKDRRIGVAFDPQA comes from the coding sequence ATGAATGAGCATCGGATTGCGCCGCGGCGCCGTGTTCTGAAGGCCGGGTCGATTGCGTTCGGCGGCGGCGCGATCGACTGCACCGTTCGCAACCTTTCCGAGACCGGGGCGGCGCTTGAAGTCGTAACTCCGCTCTTTATCCCGGACCGCTTTATCCTGGTCGTGCCGAGCGACCAGCTGAAACGCCCCTGCCACGTCGCCTGGCGCAAGGACAGGCGTATCGGCGTCGCATTCGATCCGCAGGCGTAA
- a CDS encoding DUF6481 family protein yields the protein MSGFKEPSFADRQKAAQQARQDILNKFKSQPGPDDPAVKQRQAEREAQAIARAKAKEAREAAKAEQKRLEEEAAAAAAALLAREKEEAEAREAALEAERKAARDARYAARKKKKR from the coding sequence ATGAGTGGATTCAAGGAACCTAGCTTTGCGGACCGGCAGAAGGCGGCACAACAGGCCAGGCAGGACATCCTGAACAAGTTTAAAAGCCAACCCGGCCCGGACGATCCCGCGGTCAAGCAGCGGCAGGCCGAGCGCGAGGCGCAGGCCATCGCGCGCGCCAAGGCCAAGGAGGCGCGCGAGGCTGCCAAGGCCGAACAGAAGCGCCTCGAAGAGGAAGCCGCCGCTGCCGCGGCAGCCCTTCTCGCGCGCGAGAAGGAAGAGGCTGAAGCCCGCGAAGCGGCGCTCGAAGCCGAACGCAAGGCCGCGCGCGACGCCCGCTATGCCGCGCGGAAAAAGAAGAAGAGATAG
- a CDS encoding TRAP transporter small permease, producing the protein MMHGPLGDRHDRSTAVTGNPLVAAVERGLDVCNILIVALAALALIAACAILSYSVLSRALFHSANYWQDEAAVFLLVGATFMTAGYVQSRRGHIGIEAFVGLLSPMANRIRLWLVDVASFLFCAFFTWKSWTLAHEAWVDGQVSNSMWSPPLAIPYGLMATGMTLLCVQILVQIVAPLTGTARR; encoded by the coding sequence GTGATGCACGGTCCGCTGGGGGATCGGCATGACCGCTCGACGGCCGTTACGGGCAACCCGCTCGTGGCGGCGGTTGAACGCGGGCTCGACGTCTGCAACATCCTCATCGTCGCCCTCGCCGCGCTGGCGCTGATCGCGGCCTGCGCCATCCTCAGCTACAGCGTGCTGAGCCGCGCGCTGTTCCACAGCGCTAATTACTGGCAGGACGAGGCCGCGGTGTTTCTCCTGGTCGGCGCGACCTTCATGACGGCGGGCTATGTGCAGAGCCGGCGCGGCCATATCGGCATCGAGGCCTTTGTCGGGCTGTTGTCGCCCATGGCCAACCGCATCAGGCTCTGGCTGGTCGACGTCGCGAGCTTTTTGTTCTGCGCTTTCTTTACCTGGAAATCCTGGACCCTCGCGCATGAAGCCTGGGTCGACGGCCAGGTGTCGAACTCGATGTGGTCGCCGCCGCTGGCGATCCCCTATGGCCTGATGGCGACCGGCATGACTCTGCTGTGCGTGCAGATCCTGGTGCAGATCGTCGCTCCCCTCACGGGTACGGCGCGCCGATGA
- a CDS encoding TRAP transporter large permease, which yields MTVVGIGISYGLATLVAMFSGMPIAFALGAVAVVFMAIYMPAASLDTVTQNVYEEMASITLLSIPLFILKGAAIGKSRAGQDLYSALHAWLHRVPGGLGVANVFACALFAAMAGSSPATCSAIGSAGIPEMRKRGYSGGFAAGIIAAGGTLGILLPPSITMILFAVAAEKSLGRLFLAGIGPGLLLVTLFGVYAVIRFRKEYAAASALYAKTGAQSAILQRDEFTMAERFNVLPRVLPFVLLLTGVMIALYGGFATPSETAGLGGLLALALIALIYSVWRPSDLAPILQSTIRESTMLMMIIGMSLLYSYVMSYLHISQSVAEGIVAMHLPRWELLAAILVMVVVLGFFLPPVSIILMTAPIILPPLRAANFDIIWFGIVMTIVMEMGLIHPPVGLNIFVIRNVAPDIPLSEVIWGTLPFVLLMMLAVVVLCFVPGISTALPDLVMGPDGGR from the coding sequence ATGACCGTGGTTGGAATTGGCATCAGCTACGGGCTGGCCACGCTGGTTGCGATGTTTTCGGGGATGCCTATCGCGTTCGCGCTGGGCGCGGTCGCGGTCGTGTTCATGGCCATCTACATGCCGGCGGCATCGCTCGATACCGTCACGCAAAACGTCTACGAGGAAATGGCCTCGATCACGCTGCTGTCGATCCCACTCTTCATCCTGAAGGGGGCCGCGATCGGCAAATCGCGCGCAGGCCAGGATTTGTATTCGGCGCTGCACGCCTGGCTGCACCGGGTGCCCGGCGGGCTCGGCGTCGCCAATGTGTTTGCCTGCGCGCTGTTCGCGGCGATGGCGGGATCTTCGCCCGCCACCTGTTCGGCGATCGGCTCGGCCGGCATCCCCGAAATGCGCAAGCGCGGCTATTCCGGCGGATTCGCCGCCGGCATCATCGCGGCCGGCGGTACGCTCGGGATTCTCTTGCCGCCCTCGATCACCATGATCCTGTTCGCCGTGGCGGCGGAAAAATCGCTGGGCAGGCTGTTCCTCGCCGGCATCGGGCCGGGGCTGTTGCTGGTCACGCTGTTCGGCGTCTACGCGGTGATCCGCTTCCGCAAGGAATATGCCGCCGCCAGCGCGCTCTACGCCAAGACCGGAGCGCAATCGGCGATCCTGCAGCGCGACGAGTTCACCATGGCCGAGCGCTTCAACGTGCTGCCGCGGGTGTTGCCGTTCGTCTTACTGCTTACCGGCGTGATGATCGCGCTCTATGGCGGCTTTGCGACGCCGTCGGAAACCGCGGGGCTTGGCGGGCTGCTCGCACTGGCGCTGATCGCGCTGATCTACAGCGTCTGGCGGCCATCCGATCTGGCTCCGATCCTGCAATCGACGATCCGCGAATCCACCATGCTGATGATGATCATCGGCATGTCGCTCTTGTATTCCTACGTGATGAGCTATCTGCACATCTCGCAATCGGTGGCGGAGGGGATCGTCGCGATGCATTTGCCGCGCTGGGAATTGCTGGCGGCAATCCTGGTCATGGTGGTCGTGCTCGGCTTCTTCCTGCCGCCGGTCTCGATCATCCTGATGACCGCCCCGATCATCCTGCCGCCGCTGCGCGCGGCCAATTTCGACATCATCTGGTTCGGCATCGTCATGACCATCGTGATGGAGATGGGGCTCATTCACCCGCCGGTCGGCCTGAACATTTTCGTCATCCGCAACGTAGCGCCTGATATCCCGCTGAGCGAGGTGATCTGGGGCACGCTGCCCTTCGTGCTGTTGATGATGCTGGCGGTCGTGGTGCTGTGCTTCGTGCCGGGGATTTCGACGGCGCTGCCCGACCTCGTG
- the dctP gene encoding TRAP transporter substrate-binding protein DctP: MLTRRHILASTLAAPVILRFGTGTAHAATTLKISHQFPGGTVDKGDFRDRLCRVFAAEVAKRSGGEITAEIYPNSSLIKTNAQFSAMRKGALDISLYPMPYAGGELPETNIGLMPGLVATYDQGLAWKKNPIGKALTDFLADKGIILLTWVWQAGGVASRSKAIVAPEDAKGMKVRGGSREMDMVLQTAGASVLSVPSNEIYAAMQTGACDAGITSSTSLISFRLEEVSKALTSGAGASYWFMLEPLMMSKTIFDSLPKKHQDIILAVGTELEAFGKKGAQDDDVEVAKVYEKAGAKVSALDLATVGKWRDIARDTAWKDYGAKTATAANLLKLASEVA, from the coding sequence ATGCTTACACGCCGCCACATCCTCGCCTCGACGCTTGCCGCGCCCGTGATCCTGCGCTTCGGCACCGGCACGGCGCATGCCGCCACCACGCTGAAGATCTCGCACCAGTTTCCCGGCGGCACCGTCGACAAGGGCGACTTCCGCGACCGGCTGTGCCGGGTGTTCGCCGCCGAGGTGGCAAAGCGCAGCGGCGGAGAGATTACCGCCGAGATCTATCCGAACTCGTCGTTGATCAAGACCAACGCGCAGTTCTCGGCGATGCGCAAAGGCGCGCTCGATATCAGCCTCTATCCGATGCCCTATGCCGGCGGCGAATTGCCGGAGACCAATATCGGCCTGATGCCCGGCCTGGTCGCGACTTACGATCAGGGCCTGGCCTGGAAGAAAAATCCGATCGGCAAGGCGCTGACGGACTTTCTGGCCGACAAGGGCATCATCCTGCTGACCTGGGTCTGGCAGGCCGGCGGCGTCGCCAGCCGCTCCAAGGCGATCGTAGCACCGGAAGACGCCAAGGGCATGAAGGTCCGCGGCGGCTCGCGCGAAATGGACATGGTGCTGCAGACCGCGGGCGCCTCCGTGCTGTCGGTACCTTCCAACGAAATCTACGCCGCGATGCAGACCGGCGCGTGCGACGCCGGCATCACCTCCTCCACCAGCCTGATCTCGTTCCGGCTCGAGGAAGTTTCCAAGGCCCTGACCTCCGGCGCCGGTGCGTCCTACTGGTTCATGCTGGAGCCCCTGATGATGTCGAAGACGATTTTCGACAGCCTGCCCAAGAAGCATCAGGACATCATCCTCGCGGTCGGCACCGAGCTCGAGGCCTTCGGCAAGAAGGGCGCGCAGGACGACGATGTCGAAGTGGCCAAGGTCTATGAAAAGGCCGGCGCCAAGGTCAGCGCGCTTGATCTCGCCACCGTCGGCAAATGGCGCGACATCGCCCGCGACACCGCCTGGAAGGACTACGGTGCAAAGACCGCGACCGCGGCCAACTTGCTGAAGCTCGCTTCCGAAGTCGCGTGA
- a CDS encoding PilZ domain-containing protein — protein sequence MEDRRSKRTKTYHPARILVDGSTIHHCTVHNFTDAGVCIELPFEAEQLPDEFEFSLDHFRTSYVCRAIWRDDYVAGVAFETPPPESPESRRAKLRIVRPSSAVRLDPTQSNMRPANT from the coding sequence ATGGAAGATCGGCGATCAAAGCGCACCAAGACTTACCACCCGGCAAGGATCCTGGTCGACGGCTCGACTATTCACCATTGCACTGTTCATAATTTCACCGACGCTGGTGTTTGTATCGAACTTCCCTTTGAAGCCGAGCAATTGCCGGACGAGTTCGAATTTAGCCTGGATCACTTCCGAACTTCATACGTTTGCAGAGCTATCTGGCGCGACGATTACGTTGCCGGAGTGGCCTTTGAAACGCCACCACCTGAATCCCCTGAGAGTCGCCGGGCGAAGCTTCGAATCGTAAGACCTTCCAGTGCTGTTCGGTTGGACCCGACGCAATCAAACATGCGGCCCGCCAATACGTAG